The Halomicronema hongdechloris C2206 genome includes a window with the following:
- a CDS encoding tetratricopeptide repeat protein → MISLNSRTILGLNQEAYQKLRLTLSLNLRRQILMAICDDYTLQRRLAAQLETDLPSLPAADNSVELVSIQLSPRSPDLPRQIWMWLKAQRAASSQTSLPHLQILGIEQLTRQPASAQQQFLATLRHLERLLPHLESTVIIWLTRPWARKIQQSVPRVWQCRSGLFEFVAEPIPLATPQALGGEPSKPHAAAKPTANPDEADVWTMLTEDLAQLDAESSAAASTLGLQIPEAAPSSSLPAADILTDAPLQGLEQIEQHFLVQDASPQQAARTYLHLGQGWRDRIEAGEGSAVLLTAAMMAYERALPGLSSELSEWADALNDLGSLYWLQAQQTVSPTDQLSWLHRSVETYEQVLGTQDFPGASDTLLRVNQNLGAVYCLLANYQDPASNLYRAIQAYHRALQQRPMEAAPADYGALQNTLGAVYWRLAQHQAAPDNLHQAITAYTEALKHQSPRTAPLDYAMVQTNLGIAYWSLAQYERPVVLLEYAIDAYRSALAFRTPTTDLIGYAATQNNLGTTYWDLARYQKHLSEAQIDLWQRSLEAYEQAITAAQQLQQQGGPALNFDLWATYHSAGVVHDQLALYGPQTAGSCQGHLQQALQYFLMALAGWQGDPDSYAMALSGIVHSVRHHYELLGIDGQQQAFSQIPAQYLPEILPRL, encoded by the coding sequence GTGATATCTCTGAACTCGCGCACTATTTTGGGCCTCAATCAAGAGGCGTATCAAAAACTGCGATTAACTCTGAGTTTAAATCTGCGCCGTCAAATTTTGATGGCCATTTGTGATGACTACACGTTGCAGCGACGACTAGCGGCTCAGTTAGAGACAGATTTGCCATCTCTACCAGCAGCTGATAATTCTGTCGAGCTGGTGTCCATACAGCTTTCTCCGAGATCTCCTGATCTGCCCCGCCAGATTTGGATGTGGCTTAAGGCTCAACGGGCCGCCTCCTCTCAAACTTCCCTGCCCCATCTGCAGATATTGGGTATTGAGCAACTGACCCGTCAGCCCGCCAGTGCCCAGCAGCAATTTCTAGCCACCCTGCGACACCTGGAGCGGCTCTTGCCCCACCTCGAGAGCACTGTGATCATCTGGCTCACCCGCCCCTGGGCTCGTAAAATTCAACAATCTGTGCCACGGGTCTGGCAGTGCCGTAGCGGCTTATTCGAATTTGTGGCTGAACCCATTCCCCTGGCTACGCCCCAAGCCCTGGGGGGGGAGCCCTCTAAGCCCCATGCCGCCGCAAAACCTACTGCTAATCCAGACGAGGCCGATGTCTGGACCATGCTGACGGAGGATCTGGCCCAGCTAGATGCCGAATCCTCGGCTGCCGCTTCAACGCTAGGTCTCCAGATACCAGAGGCTGCTCCCAGCTCATCTCTCCCTGCTGCAGATATTTTGACTGATGCACCGTTGCAGGGCCTAGAACAAATTGAACAGCACTTTCTCGTTCAAGATGCCTCTCCTCAACAAGCGGCTCGCACCTATCTGCACCTGGGACAGGGATGGCGCGATCGCATCGAAGCTGGTGAGGGCTCTGCGGTACTGCTAACCGCAGCCATGATGGCCTATGAGCGCGCCTTACCTGGTCTCTCCTCAGAGCTATCTGAATGGGCTGACGCCCTTAACGATCTGGGTAGTCTGTACTGGCTGCAGGCCCAGCAGACGGTGAGTCCCACGGATCAGCTATCTTGGCTACACCGTAGTGTTGAAACCTATGAACAAGTATTAGGCACTCAGGATTTTCCTGGGGCCAGCGATACTCTGCTGCGGGTGAACCAAAACCTAGGGGCCGTCTATTGCCTCCTGGCCAACTATCAAGATCCAGCCAGCAACCTATACCGGGCTATCCAGGCCTATCATCGGGCCCTGCAACAGCGGCCTATGGAGGCTGCCCCAGCAGACTACGGCGCCCTACAAAATACCCTAGGGGCCGTATATTGGCGCTTGGCTCAGCATCAGGCTGCCCCGGACAACCTACACCAGGCCATCACTGCTTATACCGAAGCATTGAAACATCAATCGCCCCGCACCGCTCCCCTGGACTATGCCATGGTGCAGACTAATTTAGGTATTGCCTACTGGAGTTTGGCCCAATACGAGCGGCCTGTGGTGCTCTTAGAATATGCCATCGACGCCTATCGGTCGGCCCTAGCCTTTCGGACCCCCACCACCGATTTAATTGGCTACGCGGCTACCCAAAATAATCTGGGCACCACCTATTGGGATTTAGCCCGATACCAGAAGCATCTCTCTGAGGCTCAAATCGATTTGTGGCAACGGTCTCTAGAGGCCTATGAGCAGGCTATTACCGCCGCCCAGCAACTACAGCAACAAGGAGGGCCTGCTCTCAATTTCGATCTTTGGGCCACTTATCACAGTGCTGGCGTTGTCCATGATCAGTTGGCTCTCTATGGTCCCCAGACCGCCGGTAGTTGCCAAGGCCACTTACAGCAGGCATTGCAGTACTTTCTGATGGCCTTAGCAGGGTGGCAAGGGGACCCAGACAGCTATGCCATGGCCCTTTCGGGCATCGTGCACAGTGTACGCCATCACTACGAGTTGCTCGGTATCGATGGCCAGCAGCAGGCGTTCTCTCAGATTCCGGCCCAGTATTTACCGGAGATTTTACCGCGGCTTTAG
- a CDS encoding phycocyanobilin:ferredoxin oxidoreductase: MATAAPSIRHQQHALIRRLADAIERVWTQTLALSPYQLPEELGYVEGRLEGETLVIENRCYQTPQFRKLHLELARVGQSLDILHCVMFPRPSYDLPMFGCDLVGGRGQISAAIVDLSPVRADHQLPSGYRAALAALPAPEFAQMRSLPPWGDIFSPFCLFIRPNNAIEETQFLERVQAYLQIHCRQAVATPATPDREDIILAGQQRYCQQQRQNDKTRRVLEKAFGEDWAERYMTTVLFDLPER, encoded by the coding sequence ATGGCTACTGCTGCTCCCTCGATTCGTCATCAGCAACATGCTTTGATCCGTCGCTTGGCTGATGCCATTGAAAGGGTCTGGACCCAGACATTAGCTCTCTCTCCCTACCAACTGCCAGAGGAGCTTGGTTATGTGGAGGGGCGGTTGGAAGGGGAAACTCTGGTGATTGAAAATCGCTGCTATCAGACCCCACAGTTTCGGAAATTGCATCTGGAATTGGCTCGAGTGGGCCAATCCCTCGATATTTTGCACTGTGTTATGTTCCCTCGGCCCAGCTATGATCTGCCCATGTTTGGCTGTGATTTAGTCGGGGGGCGCGGGCAAATTAGTGCGGCCATTGTCGATCTGTCACCGGTGCGGGCAGATCACCAGTTGCCTTCTGGCTATCGAGCAGCCTTGGCAGCGTTACCGGCACCTGAGTTTGCCCAGATGCGATCGCTGCCGCCCTGGGGGGATATTTTTTCGCCCTTTTGCCTGTTCATTCGTCCCAACAATGCCATCGAAGAGACCCAATTTCTAGAGCGAGTGCAGGCCTATCTGCAAATTCATTGTCGCCAAGCGGTTGCCACCCCTGCTACTCCAGACCGAGAGGATATCATCCTGGCCGGACAGCAGCGTTACTGCCAACAACAGCGGCAAAATGATAAAACCCGGCGGGTACTCGAAAAAGCCTTCGGTGAAGACTGGGCAGAACGCTATATGACCACGGTGCTCTTTGATTTGCCTGAGAGGTGA